A portion of the Gasterosteus aculeatus chromosome 12, fGasAcu3.hap1.1, whole genome shotgun sequence genome contains these proteins:
- the mex3b gene encoding RNA-binding protein MEX3B: MPSSLFADSGVQGDVLQTALNQLSLLVLDNDEEPGHDGQEVRGRSVNMTQCVPVPSSEHVAEIVGRQGCKIKALRAKTNSYIKTPVRGEEPVFVVTGRREDVAMARREIISAAEHFSMIRASRNKNTSMNGSSTPAAGPPNLPGETTILVRVPYRVVGLVVGPKGATIKRIQEQTHTYIVTPSRDKEPVFEVTGMPENVDRARDEIEAHITMRTGGVIELQDENDFHANGTDVGFDLHGHAPLWSKPCSGRTPNSVRKPFSNNCNHLSSSQGSASTDAFFGNDSPRMATYIGPSASLSYNDNNNNNNNIDVNTHSNGFIYQNELSSPDCSNLSLDSSSGFDTSTLLWSQYDSGIAPSSTGCSPPTTTSVTFPTNTSTNSNGVVVSHSRVNGCTFQPGRSSSLQGPSQPPLAPRVRSDLDRGSTSFPAYCSNMASLPGSHLPRVLCDSSPSSSSSSTSSGTSRKGSRDCSMCFESEVIAALVPCGHNLFCMECANRICERNKPQCPVCHSRVTLAMRILS, from the exons ATGCCCAGCTCGCTCTTTGCAGACAGCGGCGTCCAAGGAGATGTCCTGCAGACCGCCCTGAACCAGCTCTCCCTCCTCGTCTTGGACAACGACGAGGAGCCCGGTCACGACGGCCAAGAGGTCCGGGGAAGGAGCGTGAACATGACCCAATGCGTCCCGGTTCCCAGCTCCGAGCACGTGGCCGAGATCGTGGGCAGACAGG GTTGCAAGATCAAAGCGCTGCGGGCAAAGACCAACAGCTACATCAAGACGCCGGTTCGTGGCGAGGAGCCGGTTTTCGTGGTGACGGGCAGGAGGGAGGATGTGGCAATGGCCAGGAGGGAGATCATCTCTGCTGCTGAGCACTTCTCCATGATCCGAGCCTCCAGGAACAAAAATACCAGCATGAACGGGAGCAGCACCCCGGCCGCCGGACCCCCGAACCTGCCCGGAGAGACCACCATCCTGGTGCGGGTGCCTTACCGCGTGGTGGGGCTTGTTGTAGGACCCAAGGGTGCCACCATCAAGCGCATCCAGGAGCAGACCCACACCTACATTGTGACACCCAGCCGAGACAAGGAGCCGGTGTTCGAGGTGACAGGGATGCCGGAGAACGTGGACCGAGCTCGTGACGAGATCGAAGCCCACATAACCATGAGGACAGGGGGCGTTATTGAGCTTCAGGATGAAAACGACTTCCATGCCAACGGGACTGATGTGGGTTTTGACCTGCACGGACACGCCCCTCTGTGGTCTAAGCCCTGCTCGGGGAGGACCCCCAACTCAGTGCGTAAGCCCTTCTCCAACAACtgcaaccatttgtcttcctctcaGGGTAGTGCCTCCACAGATGCATTCTTTGGCAACGACAGCCCACGTATGGCCACCTACATCGGCCCCAGCGCCTCACTCAGCTACAacgataacaacaacaacaacaacaacatagatGTCAACACTCACAGCAATGGATTCATTTACCAAAATGAGCTGTCCTCGCCTGACTGCAGTAATCTGAGTTTGGATTCCTCCTCTGGGTTTGACACGTCGACCCTCCTTTGGTCCCAGTATGATAGTGGCATAGCCCCCTCCTCCACCGGCTGCAGCCCTCCCACCACTACCTCTGTCACTTTCCCCACCAACACCTCCACCAATTCCAATGGAGTAGTGGTGAGTCACAGTAGGGTTAATGGTTGCACCTTCCAGCCGGGACGGTCGTCTTCCCTCCAAGGCCCCAGCCAGCCCCCGTTAGCCCCAAGGGTGCGTAGTGATCTTGACAGGGGCTCCACCAGTTTCCCTGCTTACTGCAGCAATATGGCCTCCCTGCCAGGCTCTCATCTCCCCAGGGTTCTGTGCGACTCGTCtccctcgtcgtcctcctcctccacgtcctctggCACCAGCAGAAAAGGCAGCCGTGACTGTTCCATGTGCTTTGAGAGTGAGGTCATTGCAGCCCTGGTCCCCTGCGGGCACAATCTCTTCTGCATGGAATGTGCTAATCGAATCTGTGAGAGGAACAAACCTCAATGCCCCGTCTGTCACAGCCGCGTCACTCTGGCGATGCGTATATTGTCATAA
- the LOC120809370 gene encoding uncharacterized protein LOC120809370, whose protein sequence is MATFELSRFIDQPNVEVLGTCRKSDLSLIAQHYGIPFSRTLRKAELKDCLVAGLVNKGVFSAMESSPTVAAELEAPAAAGTSPLRVSRGGPVTPLVGVGAEEGLAYSMPKFEPLSLSTESTGSRSDARLKLRLARLQLETQDRAQARQDDLKRQIEMYRIDADTKVRLRELELQAAPEVPKKSTVKTSLVEGDPVTSPGPSPSGGVDEPVGTGGDSVAPFSTHFDVAKNISIVPPFREKEVEAYFQAFERVALALGWPNAVWALMLQCKLSGKAQEVCASLSLEESVQYEAVKAAILRAYELVPEHYRQRFRTSKRGTSQTYVEFAREKGILFDRWTKACKVTDYNSLRELLLIEEFKNCVPERTALYLNEQKVSTVQQAAVLADEYALMHKTVFYKRPSDSGGSAVKENENLSDSRSKWSPPSPKSNRECSYCHKMGHSMAECRTLKRKQERQDSSSFQPRGSVLVKTLSPAVAVSPTTPDSCFKPFIFRGFVSVGERGEDRKPVRILRDTGGSQSFILADVLDFGVDSACNTSTVVQGIEMGFVTVPLHRVHVSSELASGCFEVAVRPSLPVRGVDFIMGNDIAGGKVMPVVQVVDVPHNDSQADVLARNLPGVFSAVVTRAQAKHDLQESNILCDSVFPKILGTDVLADPPEPPKTTPGSARSFDLITNLLVSRETLIEAQREDLSLTPCRASAEKGKISLRNHQFYWHDKVLMRHWSRSLNPGQQDDWNVVHQIVVPSKFRSQVLELAHDHPWSGHLGITKTYNRVLQHFFWPGLKTDVAQYCKTCHICQVNGKPNQVVPPAPLCPIPAVGEPFERVLVDCVGPLPRAKSGCQYLLTIMCVATRFPEAIPLRNITAKTVTKALTKFFTTFGLPKTVQTDQGSNFMSRVFRTSLKALGVAHVVASAYHPESQGALERWHQTLKSALRKYCTETGKEWDDGVPLVLFAVREARQDSLGFSPAELVFGHDVRGPLKMLKEEFLDRGLSAKTNVLELVSRTRERLRDACNTAKEALSLSQKKMKKRFDTKAVVRRFLPGDKVLVLFPIHGTTLSARFSGPYVIKGKLNETNYILYTPERRRKTRVCHINMLKPYLCRVEPKATTPDDPVAKVPTEQVSLVTYALPADTEDDGLHVSMEVLNGGCFKNSEVLTSLPSRLAYLSREQQRYVMDLIKEFPNLFNDVPPGTNVIQHDIEVGRAGPFKQHAYRCPLTKREAMKAEVQYLLENGFAVPSSSPWSSPCILVPKADGSLRFCTDFRKINSVTVADAFPLPRVDDCVDSLGGANYITKLDLLKGYWQVPLTERASKISAFVTPDAFLQYTRMAFGLRNAPATFQRLMSTVLGGVPNCTVYLDDVVVYSSTWEEHTLTLHDVFGRLSAASLTLNLKKCEFVKASVTYLGKQVGNGQVRPRDGKVAAVLNYPTPTTRRELRIPVGKISPLQCTGAVRPRPDSSVPAGGGRQRGWSGSCPSPGGC, encoded by the exons atggcAACGTTTGAGTTAAGCCGATTTATAGATCAACCAAATGTTGAAGTTTTAGGGACATGTCGAAAAAGTGATTTGTCTCTTATTGCTCAACATTATGGGATTCCTTTTTCTAGAACACTAAGAAAAGCAGAGTTAAAAGATTGTTTAGTGGCTGGCTTGGTTAATAAAGGTGTTTTTTCGGCCATGGAGTCTAGTCCCACTGTAGCGGCGGAGTTGGAGGCACCAGCTGCTGCGGGAACTTCGCCTTTACGCGTATCGCGTGGTGGTCCAGTAACTCCCTTGGTGGGGGTTGGTGCGGAGGAAGGTTTAGCCTACTCGATGCCTAAATTTgagcctctttctctttccacagaATCAACAGGGAGTCGCTCAGATGCACGTCTAAAACTACGTTTAGCACGGCTGCAGTTGGAGACCCAGGACCGAGCTCAGGCAAGGCAAGATGACTTGAAGCGTCAGATCGAAATGTATCGAATTGATGCTGATACCAAAGTACGACTGCGGGAGTTGGAGTTACAGGCTGCGCCCGAGGTACCAAAGAAATCTACTGTCAAAACATCTCTGGTCGAAGGTGATCCCGTTACGTCGCCTGGTCCATCACCGTCGGGAGGCGTTGACGAACCAGTTGGTACTGGTGGTGATTCGGTAGCGccgttttcaacacattttgacGTGGCTAAAAACATCTCGATCGTTCCACCCTTCCGGGAAAAGGAAGTGGAAGCTTATTTTCAAGCTTTTGAACGAGTGGCGTTAGCTTTAGGATGGCCAAACGCGGTTTGGGCACTAATGTTGCAATGTAAACTCTCAGGTAAGGCGCAGGAGGTATGTGCATCTCTCTCGTTAGAGGAAAGCGTACAGTATGAAGCCGTGAAAGCTGCAATTTTACGGGCATACGAACTTGTTCCTGAGCATTACCGACAACGGTTCCGTACCTCGAAAAGGGGCACGTCGCAAACGTATGTTGAATTCGCTCGGGAAAAAGGCATCTTATTCGATCGCTGGACCAAGGCGTGCAAGGTAACTGACTATAACTCTTTGCGAGAGCTGTTGCTGATCGAAGAATTTAAGAACTGTGTTCCTGAACGTACTGCATTGTATCTGAACGAACAAAAAGTCAGCACTGTTCAGCAGGCTGCGGTGTTAGCTGACGAGTATGCTTTAATGCACAAAACGGTGTTTTATAAGCGTCCGTCTGATTCTGGGGGTTCCGCCGTGAAGGAGAACGAAAATCTTTCCGACTCGAGAAGTAAATGGAGTCCTCCCAGTCCGAAATCTAATCGAGAATGCAGTTACTGTCACAAAATGGGTCATAGTATGGCTGAGTGTCGTACGTTGAAACGTAAACAAGAACGACAAGATTCTTCATCTTTTCAACCGCGAGGCTCGGTGTTGGTGAAAACTTTGTCTCCGGCGGTTGCAGTGTCCCCCACGACCCCAGACAGCTGTTTCAAGCCGTTCATATTCCGCGGTTTTGTTTCAGTAGGTGAGAGGGGCGAGGATCGAAAACCGGTAAGAATTCTCCGGGATACAGGGGGGTCTCAGTCCTTCATATTAGCAGATGTTCTGGATTTTGGTGTTGATTCCGCGTGTAATACCAGCACGGTGGTGCAGGGTATTGAAATGGGTTTTGTGACTGTCCCGTTGCATCGGGTGCACGTTTCGTCTGAGTTGGCGTCTGGATGTTTTGAGGTGGCAGTGCGTCCCTCGCTACCTGTGAGAGGCGTTGACTTTATCATGGGTAACGATATAGCTGGGGGTAAAGTCATGCCGGTGGTGCAAGTGGTCGACGTCCCGCACAACGACTCTCAGGCGGATGTGCTTGCTAGAAACCTGCCAGGGGTGTTTAGCGCCGTGGTGACACGAGCCCAAGCAAAACATGACCTTCAGGAAAGTAATATACTCTGCGATTCTGTGTTTCCCAAGATTCTGGGAACTGACGTGCTGGCtgatcctccagagccgcccaAAACGACTCCAGGGTCAGCTAGGAGCTTTGATCTCATTACTAATTTGCTTGTTTCGCGCGAAACTCTGATTGAAGCGCAGCGAGAAGATTTATCTTTAACTCCATGTCGGGCGAGtgctgaaaaggggaaaatatcGCTGCGTAATCACCAGTTTTACTGGCACGATAAGGTGCTAATGCGTCACTGGAGTCGATCGCTAAATCCTGGGCAGCAAGACGATTGGAATGTGGTGCATCAAATTGTGGTGCCCTCGAAGTTTCGATCACAGGTCTTAGAACTGGCCCATGACCATCCTTGGTCCGGACACCTCGGTATCACTAAAACCTATAACCGGGTGCTCCagcatttcttttggccaggtTTAAAAACTGATGTTGCACAATACTGCAAAACCTGTCACATCTGTCAGGTCAATGGGAAGCCTAATCAAGTTGTGCCGCCGGCTCCCCTCTGTCCTATTCCTGCCGTCGGCGAACCATTCGAGCGCGTGCTAGTTGATTGTGTCGGTCCACTCCCTCGTGCTAAGTCCGGGTGCCAATACTTGTTAACAATCATGTGCGTCGCGACACGCTTTCCGGAAGCCATCCCGTTACGTAACATCACGGCCAAGACGGTAACTAAGGCACTAACAAAATTCTTTACCACCTTTGGGTTGCCGAAAACGGTCCAAACCGATCAGGGTTCAAACTTTATGTCTCGCGTTTTCCGTACGTCCTTAAAGGCTCTTGGAGTGGCTCATGTCGTCGCAAGTGCCTACCACCCTGAGTCGCAAGGAGCTTTAGAACGGTGGCATCAGACGTTAAAATCCGCACTTCGCAAGTATTGCACCGAGACTGGAAAGGAATGGGATGATGGGGTCCCGTTAGTTTTATTTGCAGTGCGTGAGGCAAGACAGGACTCTCTCGGGTTCAGTCCGGCTGAGCTCGTGTTCGGGCATGATGTCCGGGGTCCTTTAAAAATGCTAAAGGAAGAGTTTCTCGATAGAGGTTTGTCCGCGAAAACAAACGTTCTCGAGTTGGTCTCACGTACTCGGGAACGTTTGCGAGACGCCTGTAATACGGCGAAGGAAGCGCTTTCATTGTCgcaaaagaagatgaagaaacgctttgatACAAAAGCGGTGGTGCGTCGTTTCCTGCCTGGAGATAAAGTTCTCGTGTTGTTCCCCATTCATGGGACCACTCTCTCGGCCCGTTTTTCGGGTCCGTACGTGATCAAGGGTAAGTTGAATGAAACTAACTATATCTTGTACACTCCAGAACGGAGGCGAAAAACACGTGTATGTCACATAAATATGTTGAAACCCTATTTATGTCGTGTTGAACCGAAAGCGACCACCCCTGACGATCCGGTAGCTAAGGTACCCACCGAGCAGGTCTCATTGGTAACTTATGCTTTACCTGCCGACACTGAGGATGATGGGTTGCATGTCTCTATGGAAGTTTTAAACGGGGGGTGTTTCAAAAATTCGGAAGTCTTAACTTCACTCCCTTCTCGACTGGCCTATTTATCTCGCGAACAGCAACGGTACGTAATGGACCTGATAAAGGAGTTCCCAAATCTGTTCAATGACGTACCTCCCGGAACTAATGTCATCCAGCATGACATCGAAGTTGGCCGTGCAGGACCTTTCAAGCAACATGCTTACCGCTGTCCATTAACTAAGAGAGAGGCAATGAAAGCTGAGGTGCAATATTTACTAGAGAATGGGTTCGCTGTTCCGAGCAGTAGCCCCTGGAGCTCGCCGTGCATTCTGGTGCCGAAGGCTGATGGGTCCCTTCGTTTTTGTACCGATTTCCGAAAGATCAATTCCGTCACCGTGGCGGATGCCTTTCCCTTACCACGTGTGGACGATTGTGTGGATAGTCTTGGGGGTGCAAACTACATCACCAAATTGGACCTATTGAAAGGTTATTGGCAGGTGCCCCTCACCGAGCGGGCTTCTAAAATCTCTGCGTTTGTAACCCCCGACGCTTTTCTGCAGTATACGCGTATGGCCTTCGGTCTCCGAAACGCGCCCGCAACatttcagcggttaatgtccACAGTCTTAGGGGGGGTTCCTAACTGTACTGTTTATTTAGACGATGTTGTCGTTTACTCGTCTACGTGGGAGGAACACACGTTAACGTTGCATGACGTGTTTGGCCGATTGTCCGCTGCTTCCTTAAcgttaaatctaaaaaaatgtgaatttgtaaaAGCTTCTGTAACGTATCTAGGGAAGCAGGTGGGAAATGGTCAAGTGCGACCACGGGACGGAAAGGTGGCTGCTGTGCTCAACTACCCAACACCTACTACGAGGAGAGAACTAC GCATTCCTGTCGGCAAAATCTCTCCTTTGCAGTGCACCGGTGCTGTCCGCCCCAGACCTGACTCGTCCGTtccagctggaggtggacgccagCGCGGTTGGAGTGGGAGCTGTCCTTCTCCAGGAGGGTGCTGA